GAACTCGACGAGTACGTGCTGACCGGCTCTCTCGAGCAACACTATCTGAAGATTCTGGAAGCGATTCGGGAGACGGAACACAATCCAACTGACGAGACGGGCGTTTGGATCTCCGGTTTCTTTGGGTCAGGGAAGAGCCACTTCATGAAGATCCTCGGCTACGTACTGGAGGATAAGACCCTTCCAGACGGTCGATCGGCGTCAGATGCGTTCAAACCGCGAGCGCAAGACGAGACGCTAAAGGCGACCGTCGACGCCGTGAGCCGAACGTTCGATTCTGAAGTGCTGATGTTCCAAATCGGGTCGCGAACGAGCAGGGCCGGGGAAGATTCGATCACCGACGTCATCAACCGCGAGTTCAATCGGAAACGTGGCTACGCAGAACTCCCGTGGGTCGCTCGACTCGAGGAGGATCTCGAAAACGAAGGGCGATACGAAGCGTTCAAGGAAGCAGTAGAGGCTGAGGACGGTCGAGAGTGGGAAGACGTTCGTCAAACCGCAGCGTTCGTCGAGCCGAAAATCGAACAGGGGCTTATCGATGCCGTTCCCGGCTTCGACGAACAGGACGCGAAAAATGCGATAACGAACGTCAAAGAAGAGCCCGAGATCACTCCTGCTTCGCTGGCGGAACGAATTCTCAATTACGTCGAACAGAAAGAACGGAAGACGGACCAGGACGTGCGCTATTTCGTCTTTCTCGACGAAATTTCGCAGTTCATCGGCGACGACGAACAGATGCTCCTCGAGTTACAGAGCATCGCCGAAGAGTTCGGCCAGCAGGGTATGGGTAAACTGTGGCTCGGCGTCACGTCACAGGAGAAACTCGAGGAACTCGTTCCAGGTGTCCTCGCAAAAAACCTCGAGGAATCAAAGGTCGGGGACCGATTCCCACACCAAACTGACCTAATCTCCGACAACCTCGAGGACGTCGTCCGCGATCGAATTCTACAGAAGAAGGGAGAGGCAATCCCGTCGATCGAGTCGTTGTACGACGAGAACGAGGGAAGGTTGAGTGCCAGGTACAAACTCCATTCGTCCCGTCAGATGGAGTCCATCGAGGAGGAATCCTTCGTAGAATGCTACCCGTTTCTGCCATATCAGCTAGAGATCCTCCCTCAGATCTTCGCCGCTCTTCGAGGAAGAGGGTCAGACGATCGGTTAACGGGACGAGAACGAACACTCATCGACGTTACACAGAGCGTTTTCAACGAACCACACAACCTGCGAGATCGAGAGCTGGGTTCGCTCGCTACGCTCGATCTGGTGTACGAAGAGATCGTCGAGGACATCGACGATGACGATCAGCGGACGATCGCCAACGCGGCCCCACAGGAAGTCGACGAGGAATTAGCACGTCGAGTACTGAAATCACTCTACCTGCTCCAGCGGCTCGACTGGATTCCGAATACGGCAGCGAACGTCGCGACGACACTATACGACGAAATCGGCGACATGAGTGCCCTCGAGAGTCAGATCGAGGAGGTACTCGAGCAGCTAGTCGAGGAGGGGTACGTCGGCCGAAGCGAGGAGGGGTATCGGTTCCTGCAAGAATCCGAACGAAAACTCGAAGACGAAATCGCCTCGGTCAACGTAAACGAAGGCGAAATCCGCCGTCGATCAAAAGCGTTCGTCCGCGAGAGCCTGGACAACGCCGATACGGTTCGGTACCGAGAACAGGCGTTTTCCCTCTCGATTGAGGCTGATGGTGAGCAACTTTCGGACAAAGGGTACATTCATCTCCATGCGTACTCGCCCGTTCATCAGCAGTACGAGGAGGTCGATCCGCGGACACTGAAGACCCAGAGTTTCGACCAGGGGGACACGATTTACTGGATCGCCGACGACAGCGATGCAGACGACATCAAGAGTCGAATCAAGCGCATTACCCAGATCGAGCAGATCGTTTCCGAGAAACGAGGCCAGCAAACCAGTGCCGAAGAGCAGGAAGCACTCGACCAGAAGAAGGAAGATCTCACACGGATGCGTCGAAGCGTCGAGCGAGACATTGATGCCGGTTTCCAGACGGGGACGCTGATCTATCACGGCACCGAGACGAATCTGGAGGAGTCTGGCACGCGACTTGATCGAATCGTCCAGGATCCGGCTCGAGACGCGGTTGAACGTGTCTTCACCAAACTCGATGACGGGTTAGGAAGCGTAAGCAACCGGAATATCGAAGCTCTATTCGGTGATATCGAAGGGCGGTCGAACCCGGCAGTGTTCAAAGAACTGAATATCGTCATCAACGGCGAATTGAATCCGGAAGCTCGGATCGCAAGTGAGGTGGCCGACGAGATCGACGCTCGAGAGAAAACCGGTGACGTACCCACCGGGAAAGCGCTGATCGAACATTTCGAGGAACCACCGTATGGATGGAGTCGCGACGTGGTCAGGCTCGCGGCTGCCGTGCTGTTCCGGAACGGTTCGATCATGGCGATCTACAAGGAGCAAACGTTCGACAGTTACGTCGACGACGGTGCACAGGAGGTGTTCACACAGATTTCGAAGTTCCGGGATGCCTCCTTCAAGGAACGTGAGACGGTCGACCCCGAAGTTCGAAACGAAGCGAAACAGACCCTGGACATCCTGTTCGATAAAAAGGTCAAACAAACCGATCAAGAAGTCGCACAGGGGATTTCGGAGGTCTCGAGTGAGTGGATTGAGAAGTGCAAAGAGCGGCAGACGAAACTCGACGACGCCTTCTTCCCGCTCCGCGATGAAGCAAAGCGGCTCGTTACCATACTCGAAGGGATCCGCGGTAAAGGTACGTCTGCCGCAAAGATCAACGCGTTCCTCGAGCACAAGGACGAACTGGAAGATCTAGTCGATA
This region of Natronosalvus halobius genomic DNA includes:
- the brxC gene encoding BREX system P-loop protein BrxC; this encodes MSSNTITTIEDIFYRKIDRHINRVVKVEQDDTETVKQELDEYVLTGSLEQHYLKILEAIRETEHNPTDETGVWISGFFGSGKSHFMKILGYVLEDKTLPDGRSASDAFKPRAQDETLKATVDAVSRTFDSEVLMFQIGSRTSRAGEDSITDVINREFNRKRGYAELPWVARLEEDLENEGRYEAFKEAVEAEDGREWEDVRQTAAFVEPKIEQGLIDAVPGFDEQDAKNAITNVKEEPEITPASLAERILNYVEQKERKTDQDVRYFVFLDEISQFIGDDEQMLLELQSIAEEFGQQGMGKLWLGVTSQEKLEELVPGVLAKNLEESKVGDRFPHQTDLISDNLEDVVRDRILQKKGEAIPSIESLYDENEGRLSARYKLHSSRQMESIEEESFVECYPFLPYQLEILPQIFAALRGRGSDDRLTGRERTLIDVTQSVFNEPHNLRDRELGSLATLDLVYEEIVEDIDDDDQRTIANAAPQEVDEELARRVLKSLYLLQRLDWIPNTAANVATTLYDEIGDMSALESQIEEVLEQLVEEGYVGRSEEGYRFLQESERKLEDEIASVNVNEGEIRRRSKAFVRESLDNADTVRYREQAFSLSIEADGEQLSDKGYIHLHAYSPVHQQYEEVDPRTLKTQSFDQGDTIYWIADDSDADDIKSRIKRITQIEQIVSEKRGQQTSAEEQEALDQKKEDLTRMRRSVERDIDAGFQTGTLIYHGTETNLEESGTRLDRIVQDPARDAVERVFTKLDDGLGSVSNRNIEALFGDIEGRSNPAVFKELNIVINGELNPEARIASEVADEIDAREKTGDVPTGKALIEHFEEPPYGWSRDVVRLAAAVLFRNGSIMAIYKEQTFDSYVDDGAQEVFTQISKFRDASFKERETVDPEVRNEAKQTLDILFDKKVKQTDQEVAQGISEVSSEWIEKCKERQTKLDDAFFPLRDEAKRLVTILEGIRGKGTSAAKINAFLEHKDELEDLVDTVKKIVQFDQSGKLEKYAIYREFLENEWEEFKTLEQTSSFVEISDDVHEAARQLEGEIDSTAIMENWSNVETDYHTIANAYARTYEDLYTKRYELYSRAADDVRALGADLDNDDLETAVEPLTSRMGNASISIDVDGRSHLNLNPSLKQLSEYLQTVDSYRRTARDLVDKLRPEDENVTHHRVELEEFFGGVVVSEESDLDAPIDRLRTEVLELLEEEGEVEVHFE